In a genomic window of Pontibacter liquoris:
- a CDS encoding S8 family serine peptidase produces the protein MCHLLLYLFLLLSVPAVLGQGAQQAEAIEQKRLVYFTDKAGTPFSLDNPQAFLSPRSLERRQRQHISLTSRDLPVNPAYVSELKKQGVPVWYTSRWFNAAVVQCSDEQLAQLEKLPFVKGSYTLNRIAQPRQESHPLQQDQKLSFSIKVPAPAGAQDYGPAFHQANMLGAVDLHQAGFRGEGMLIAVLDAGFPNLNAIPALTQLLQNKQLQGTFDFVLNQQDVFGGDAHGTSVLSTMAAYAPGTFLGTAYGASYLLLRTEDAATEHPLEEINWLLAAEYADSAGADVINSSLGYTTFDAPAQSYTYADLDGNTALVSRAADMAAAAGILVVASAGNDGNKAWHFISAPADADSVLTVGAVDSLGMKAAFSSFGPASDGRIKPDVVALGQLAYVLNVAGNVGQSNGTSFSGPIMAGFATCLWQAYPGKTNIEIIQLLHQLGSKANSPDNAIGYGIPSYARIVTALPEASAAASAFITNPVTGEEIILTLGPEWGAQPLALSIVDATGKMVYQETLPAGQSRQVLGLRGHSLKQGLYICRLRAGNQSATLRLIKL, from the coding sequence ATGTGCCACCTGCTCCTCTACCTGTTCCTTCTGCTTTCAGTGCCGGCCGTACTCGGCCAGGGAGCGCAGCAGGCCGAAGCAATAGAGCAAAAGCGGCTGGTATACTTCACCGATAAAGCAGGCACTCCTTTTTCCTTAGACAATCCCCAGGCTTTCCTGTCGCCCCGGTCCCTGGAGCGCCGGCAGCGGCAGCACATTTCCTTAACTTCGCGCGATCTGCCCGTTAACCCGGCCTATGTGAGTGAGCTCAAAAAACAGGGGGTACCGGTATGGTATACTTCCCGCTGGTTTAATGCTGCCGTTGTGCAATGCAGCGACGAACAACTGGCGCAGTTAGAAAAGCTGCCTTTTGTTAAAGGCTCCTACACCCTCAACAGAATAGCCCAGCCCCGGCAGGAAAGCCACCCTTTACAGCAAGATCAGAAATTATCCTTTTCAATAAAGGTTCCCGCGCCTGCAGGTGCCCAGGACTATGGGCCTGCTTTCCACCAGGCCAATATGCTGGGAGCCGTGGACCTGCACCAGGCCGGCTTTCGGGGCGAAGGAATGCTCATTGCCGTGCTCGATGCCGGGTTTCCGAACCTAAATGCAATTCCGGCGCTGACCCAACTTTTACAGAACAAGCAGCTGCAGGGCACTTTTGATTTTGTGCTGAACCAACAGGACGTGTTCGGCGGGGATGCGCACGGCACGTCGGTACTAAGCACCATGGCTGCTTATGCCCCGGGCACCTTTCTGGGCACGGCATACGGGGCCAGTTACCTGCTTTTGCGCACCGAAGATGCCGCAACTGAACATCCCCTGGAAGAGATCAACTGGCTGCTGGCTGCGGAGTATGCCGACAGCGCCGGGGCCGATGTGATCAATTCATCGCTTGGCTATACTACGTTTGATGCCCCCGCGCAAAGCTATACCTATGCCGACCTGGATGGCAACACGGCCCTGGTGAGCCGGGCTGCCGACATGGCTGCTGCCGCAGGTATACTGGTGGTGGCAAGCGCTGGAAACGACGGAAACAAAGCCTGGCACTTTATTTCCGCGCCAGCAGATGCCGATTCTGTATTAACAGTGGGGGCGGTAGACTCTTTGGGTATGAAAGCGGCTTTCAGCTCATTTGGCCCAGCATCCGATGGCCGCATCAAACCCGATGTGGTGGCGCTTGGCCAGCTAGCGTACGTGCTGAATGTAGCAGGCAATGTAGGCCAAAGCAACGGCACTTCCTTTTCAGGGCCCATTATGGCAGGATTTGCAACGTGTCTGTGGCAGGCATATCCTGGCAAAACCAACATAGAAATAATTCAGCTGCTACACCAGCTCGGGAGCAAAGCAAATTCCCCCGACAATGCGATCGGGTATGGTATTCCGAGTTATGCCCGTATCGTAACGGCGCTGCCCGAAGCATCGGCAGCAGCGTCAGCCTTTATCACCAACCCGGTTACAGGGGAGGAGATCATCCTTACGCTTGGGCCGGAATGGGGGGCGCAGCCCCTGGCGCTAAGTATAGTAGATGCCACAGGCAAAATGGTGTACCAGGAGACCTTGCCTGCCGGCCAGAGCCGCCAGGTACTGGGGCTGCGGGGGCACAGCTTAAAACAAGGCCTTTACATCTGCCGCCTGCGGGCTGGCAACCAAAGTGCTACCCTGCGGCTGATAAAACTATAA
- the rpe gene encoding ribulose-phosphate 3-epimerase — protein sequence MKPLIAPSILAADFANLQSEVEMLNRSEADWLHVDVMDGRFVPNISFGFPVMEAIQRFAKKPMDVHLMIVEPEQYITRFREAGADVITVHLEACRHLHRTIQQIKACGAKAGVALNPHSPVSGLEDIIADLDLVLVMSVNPGFGGQKFIPNTYRKLETLKELVLARNSSALIEVDGGVNEENAPLLLQKGADVLVAGSFVFSAADPEQTIADLKSVSLK from the coding sequence ATGAAACCACTGATCGCACCCTCTATACTTGCCGCTGATTTTGCTAACCTGCAATCGGAGGTGGAGATGCTGAACCGCAGCGAAGCTGATTGGCTCCATGTAGATGTGATGGATGGCCGCTTTGTGCCCAATATTTCGTTTGGATTCCCGGTGATGGAAGCCATCCAACGCTTTGCTAAAAAGCCGATGGATGTGCACCTGATGATCGTGGAGCCGGAGCAATACATCACGCGTTTCCGGGAGGCCGGCGCTGATGTGATCACGGTGCACCTGGAAGCCTGCCGCCACCTGCACCGCACTATCCAGCAGATTAAAGCATGCGGCGCCAAGGCGGGCGTTGCCCTGAATCCGCATTCGCCTGTATCCGGTCTGGAGGATATCATTGCTGACCTGGATCTGGTGCTGGTAATGTCGGTAAACCCCGGTTTTGGCGGGCAAAAGTTCATCCCGAATACGTACCGTAAGCTGGAAACTTTAAAAGAGCTGGTTCTTGCCCGAAATTCGTCCGCTTTGATCGAAGTAGATGGCGGGGTAAACGAAGAGAATGCGCCGCTTTTGCTGCAGAAAGGAGCCGATGTGCTGGTAGCCGGCAGCTTTGTCTTCTCGGCTGCTGATCCGGAGCAAACAATTGCCGACCTGAAAAGCGTCTCCCTGAAATAA
- a CDS encoding TonB-dependent receptor — MLKYLSVWLLLLLPMGVSAQQALLVGKVLNQEKQPLELATVGIKGTTIGTHTAADGTFRLAIPANEQLVLQVRYIGFEAQEKTLTAAAGQQLNLTFTLVPDLQKLRTLDVRGKRETDTREQVSMTNLNPRLTKNLPSAFGDFNKILVTLPGVSSNNELSSTYSVRGGNYDENLVYVNGIEIYRPFLITAAQQEGLSFVNPDLVGSIAFSSGGWQPKYGDKLSSVLDIKYKEPQKFAASVTGSLTGGALHVESASRNKRVSYLFGTRYKNSQYILQGLQENGEYQPNFSDAQVYIHINLTKDTLQPGRTTLGILGSYARNNYLVIPKSRVTTFGTRSMPLRLYVGFDGREQMEYRTSQVGLNLAHRFNQNYTTSLILSGVQSREREFRDVEAFYLLSDVSQNANNFGEDERTRGAGSQFDHARNALKASILTAESRNEWQLSGRSKILAGAKIGLEHMDDRLEEYGFTDSADFVKPVYLLDSRQDLQSVRYNGYVQHTFELDSLRTITYGMRASYWDFNRELTLTPRLQYAFISPRNQDLSFKAAVGLYYQPPFYRELRNFEGELNANLKAQRSLHAIVGTDYLFQKWGRDFKLTAEAYYKHMTNVVPYDVDNVRLRYYARNNAKAYAAGFDVRVNGEFIQGAESWLSLGLLTTRENVDGDSTTVYAQGRPVGRQEQGYIRRPTDQLVNVGVFFQDHLPDNPTVRVYLNMVYGSGLPFGPPRQPEYRNAFNGKSYKRVDVGFSKVIVLESDLVERKKVSLQSLWIGLEVLNLIDAQNRVAYTYVTDVNGLTYAVPNYLTGRRLNLRFVARF; from the coding sequence ATGCTCAAATATCTGTCGGTATGGTTGCTTCTACTCTTGCCAATGGGTGTTTCGGCACAGCAGGCCCTACTGGTAGGCAAAGTACTCAACCAGGAAAAGCAACCGCTGGAACTAGCTACCGTGGGTATCAAGGGCACTACCATTGGTACGCACACCGCAGCCGATGGCACTTTCCGGCTGGCGATACCAGCCAATGAACAACTGGTATTGCAGGTGCGCTACATTGGCTTCGAGGCACAGGAAAAAACACTGACGGCCGCTGCCGGACAACAACTTAACTTGACCTTTACGCTGGTGCCTGACCTGCAGAAGCTACGTACGCTGGATGTGCGGGGCAAGCGCGAAACCGACACCCGCGAGCAGGTAAGTATGACCAACCTGAATCCGCGGCTCACCAAAAATCTTCCTTCCGCTTTCGGTGACTTTAACAAGATCCTTGTCACCTTGCCCGGCGTTTCGAGCAATAACGAGCTTTCTTCCACCTACTCGGTGCGGGGTGGCAATTACGACGAGAACCTGGTCTATGTGAACGGCATCGAGATATACCGGCCTTTTTTGATCACGGCCGCCCAGCAGGAGGGCCTTAGCTTTGTGAACCCGGACCTGGTGGGCAGCATTGCATTTTCATCCGGCGGCTGGCAACCCAAGTATGGCGACAAACTCTCGTCAGTGCTGGACATCAAGTATAAAGAACCCCAAAAGTTTGCAGCTTCCGTAACGGGTAGCCTCACAGGAGGCGCTTTGCACGTAGAGTCCGCCTCGCGGAACAAGCGCGTTTCGTACCTGTTTGGCACCCGCTACAAAAACAGCCAGTATATCTTGCAGGGGCTGCAGGAAAACGGCGAGTATCAACCTAACTTCTCCGATGCACAGGTTTATATCCATATCAACCTGACCAAAGACACCTTACAGCCTGGCCGCACTACGCTGGGAATACTAGGAAGCTATGCCCGGAATAATTACCTGGTCATACCCAAAAGCCGGGTCACCACTTTCGGCACCCGCTCCATGCCGCTGCGCCTGTATGTTGGTTTTGATGGCCGCGAACAGATGGAGTACCGTACCTCCCAGGTTGGCTTGAATCTGGCGCATCGTTTTAATCAGAACTATACAACCTCGCTTATACTTTCCGGCGTGCAGTCGCGGGAGCGGGAGTTTCGGGATGTGGAGGCATTTTACCTTCTGAGCGATGTAAGCCAGAACGCCAACAATTTTGGCGAGGACGAACGCACCCGGGGTGCCGGCAGCCAGTTCGACCATGCCCGCAATGCCTTAAAGGCAAGTATACTGACGGCTGAAAGCCGGAACGAGTGGCAGCTGAGCGGCCGGAGTAAAATACTGGCAGGCGCCAAGATCGGCCTCGAACACATGGACGACCGGCTGGAAGAGTATGGTTTCACCGATTCCGCTGACTTTGTTAAACCCGTTTATTTGCTGGATTCCCGCCAGGACCTGCAGAGCGTGCGCTATAATGGCTATGTGCAGCATACTTTTGAGCTTGATTCGCTGCGTACCATCACCTACGGGATGCGCGCCAGTTACTGGGACTTTAACCGCGAACTGACCCTCACGCCGCGCCTGCAGTATGCGTTTATCTCGCCCCGTAATCAGGATCTGTCTTTTAAAGCTGCGGTAGGGTTATACTACCAGCCGCCCTTTTACCGAGAGCTGCGCAATTTTGAAGGAGAACTCAACGCTAATCTGAAAGCGCAACGATCGCTGCATGCTATTGTCGGCACCGATTACCTGTTCCAGAAGTGGGGGCGGGATTTTAAACTCACAGCCGAAGCCTATTACAAGCACATGACCAATGTGGTACCCTATGACGTAGATAATGTGCGGCTGCGTTATTATGCGCGTAACAACGCGAAAGCCTATGCGGCCGGGTTTGATGTGCGGGTGAACGGCGAATTTATCCAGGGAGCCGAGTCGTGGCTTAGCCTGGGGCTGCTGACCACCCGCGAGAATGTGGACGGCGATTCGACGACCGTTTACGCGCAGGGAAGACCGGTTGGGCGGCAGGAGCAGGGTTACATCCGCAGGCCCACCGATCAGTTGGTGAATGTCGGCGTATTTTTCCAGGATCACTTGCCTGATAACCCTACTGTACGGGTATACCTGAACATGGTATATGGCAGTGGCCTTCCGTTTGGCCCACCCCGCCAGCCGGAATACCGCAATGCGTTTAATGGCAAGTCCTACAAACGGGTAGATGTGGGATTCTCGAAAGTGATCGTGCTGGAAAGTGACCTCGTAGAGCGAAAAAAAGTATCGCTCCAAAGTCTTTGGATAGGACTGGAAGTACTCAACCTGATCGATGCGCAGAACAGGGTGGCGTATACGTATGTAACCGATGTGAATGGCTTGACCTATGCTGTACCTAATTACCTGACCGGCCGCCGATTGAACCTCCGCTTCGTAGCACGATTTTAA
- a CDS encoding DUF2911 domain-containing protein, translating into MLKQTIGLTAITVRYHAPGVKGRKIFGALVPYGKIWRAGANESTLISFEDDVFFNHERVPAGTYSFFIIPENETSWNVVLNKDTTLWGLEGYNELDDVAYYAVTPKQNSFTETMQFSFSDLGTNKGMLNLAWENMKVSIPIETEVERKALANINAALAKAVADDWYVWAQCAEYMLPYKEQHQKALEWINKSIAIKDTFFNNWIKARLYAQNNEFQIAASLTAKAMQLGNTEPDSYKTYAKEIETAYNNWKKRKL; encoded by the coding sequence GTGCTAAAACAAACCATTGGCCTTACAGCAATCACGGTGCGCTACCATGCGCCGGGCGTAAAAGGAAGAAAGATCTTTGGCGCTTTGGTACCTTATGGGAAGATCTGGCGGGCAGGCGCAAACGAATCGACCCTGATCAGTTTTGAAGACGATGTATTCTTCAACCATGAGCGTGTTCCGGCTGGCACCTATTCTTTTTTTATTATCCCAGAAAATGAAACATCCTGGAACGTTGTTTTAAACAAGGATACGACCCTGTGGGGCCTGGAAGGGTATAATGAACTGGATGATGTGGCCTATTATGCGGTTACACCAAAGCAGAACAGCTTTACCGAAACCATGCAGTTCTCCTTCTCCGACCTTGGCACAAATAAAGGAATGCTGAACCTGGCCTGGGAAAACATGAAGGTATCGATCCCGATAGAAACTGAGGTAGAAAGGAAAGCCCTGGCCAATATCAATGCCGCGCTGGCAAAAGCTGTCGCAGACGACTGGTATGTATGGGCGCAGTGTGCCGAGTATATGCTTCCTTACAAAGAACAGCATCAGAAAGCACTGGAGTGGATTAACAAATCGATTGCTATTAAAGACACCTTCTTCAATAACTGGATAAAAGCCCGACTTTATGCTCAGAACAATGAGTTTCAGATCGCAGCTTCGCTCACGGCTAAAGCAATGCAGCTCGGGAATACCGAGCCGGATAGTTACAAAACTTATGCGAAAGAGATCGAAACGGCTTATAACAACTGGAAGAAGCGCAAATTATAG
- a CDS encoding MBG domain-containing protein has product MQSKLLLKLQAKEYHYFQRFLLVTGLFLLSSFGLQAQTVSSDKDDYAPGEIAFITGSGWTLDQTVHVEFKEEPDYPDYHVYDVAVDAAGNWQIEYPIESRHIGVKFTVTATGKQSTYTTQTVFTDANVEFKSTGLPNGTNITVRYRIGTSNSGPQSSLTFSAPGPSNSLAVTELQTIYYSFDNVTLNGVIYTASGGSQTGTKNNGKISLSADFISSCTGPAITTQPVNQTVTYGANAAFTVAASGTATLAYQWQVDSGAGFGNISGATSATLNLTQPAVSLNGNQYRCVVTNSCGTATTNAVSITVNKATATVTLSNLQHIYDGSAKFASASTDVTGTSSFTYTYDGSSAAPVNYKEGGYIVVATLVNDNYSGSTSGTLIINKAATTTLVTLATGPFTYTGSPITPASVSVTGPGLSLTPAATYASNTNAGTATASYSYAGSDNYLASSDSKTFSIGKAAATIVVTGKTVTYDGKAHGASGTAKGVNNEDLTGLNLGSSFTNVPGGTASWTFTNANYVDQSGQVDIIINKAPVTLTLGNLEHTYDGTLKSATATATPAVSGISISNNGKTYAGTYEVEATLDNANYSAAVVTGNLVIAQKALSVTANDKERKYNQANPVFDGVVEGAVAADNISADYSTIATQTSNVGEYAINVTLVDPNNKLGNYSVTKTPGILKITPASATISLTDLAKTYNGSAQGATVTTSPAGLAVNVTYAGSATIPTNAGTYAVVASLNNSNYTASNGTGSLVIAKAPTTTVVTLASGPFTYTGSAITPATVRVTGPGLSLTPKAEYADNVNAGTATAGFDYVGDDNYLASSDSKTFQIGKANATIAVNGYTGTYDGVAHGATGSATGVKGETLAGLALGNTFTNAPGGTASWIFTDATGNYNNTSGSTAVVINKKELTVTAENQSKYCGQANPSFTVSYSGFVLNENASVLTTAPVASANTSQMSGTGTYTITAAGGVANNYSFKYVDGTLTINSVAIDAAASGTPVAINTTATLSAIVSPAVQGVTVQFTLDNGTSKTAVTGIDGIATVTVTGLTVGVYQVKASVGSDCASSTAYLPVYDPNSGFVTGGGWINSPAGAYVAEPSATGKANFGFVAKYKKGSTAVEGETEFQFQAGNLNFKSTSYETATLVISGAKASYRGVGTINGTGTYKFTLSAIDGQLNGGGGTDKIRMKIVDSNGNTVYDNQSGAADNADAVTALGGGSIVIHEANVKTSTASKLVAEAPVKAVPTTEFYNYPNAFSDRTTIAFSVEKEQSYALEVFDVRGVLVKKVAVGVAEKGKLYEYEVDAHSMAEGIYFARLSTTAGVQTIKMLLKK; this is encoded by the coding sequence ATGCAATCAAAACTTCTACTCAAGCTACAAGCTAAAGAGTACCATTACTTTCAGCGTTTCCTGCTGGTCACGGGTTTATTTCTGCTCAGCTCCTTCGGGCTGCAGGCCCAGACTGTTTCATCTGATAAGGACGACTATGCCCCCGGCGAGATCGCTTTTATTACCGGCTCCGGCTGGACGCTAGATCAAACAGTCCATGTAGAGTTTAAGGAAGAACCCGATTACCCTGATTATCATGTGTATGATGTGGCAGTAGATGCCGCTGGTAACTGGCAGATTGAATATCCTATCGAATCACGCCATATCGGTGTAAAGTTTACCGTAACAGCAACAGGTAAGCAATCTACTTATACTACTCAAACAGTGTTTACTGATGCCAATGTTGAATTTAAATCAACGGGACTGCCAAATGGTACCAATATTACTGTACGATATAGAATAGGCACTTCTAACTCAGGGCCTCAGAGTAGTTTAACGTTCTCTGCTCCTGGCCCTTCCAACAGTTTAGCTGTTACTGAGCTTCAGACCATTTATTATTCTTTTGATAATGTTACTTTAAATGGAGTAATTTATACAGCTTCAGGAGGTTCGCAAACTGGCACTAAGAATAACGGCAAGATTTCATTATCAGCTGATTTCATATCTTCCTGTACTGGACCGGCAATTACAACCCAGCCTGTAAACCAAACAGTAACCTATGGGGCGAATGCAGCCTTTACAGTTGCTGCATCCGGAACGGCTACTCTTGCCTATCAGTGGCAAGTAGATAGTGGTGCTGGGTTTGGAAACATTTCCGGTGCTACATCAGCTACTTTAAATCTGACACAGCCTGCTGTATCCTTGAATGGCAATCAATACCGATGTGTGGTTACCAATAGCTGCGGAACTGCTACCACCAATGCAGTAAGTATAACTGTAAATAAAGCAACAGCTACCGTTACATTAAGTAACCTGCAGCATATATATGATGGCAGTGCTAAATTTGCCTCTGCATCCACAGATGTAACGGGTACAAGTAGCTTCACTTATACATATGATGGTTCTTCTGCAGCTCCCGTTAATTATAAAGAAGGCGGATATATTGTAGTAGCTACATTAGTGAACGATAATTATTCTGGTAGCACTTCAGGAACGCTTATCATTAACAAAGCAGCTACTACTACACTAGTTACCCTTGCAACTGGACCTTTCACTTACACGGGCTCGCCTATTACGCCTGCTTCAGTTAGTGTAACAGGTCCTGGCCTAAGCCTGACGCCAGCTGCTACTTATGCCAGCAATACCAATGCCGGTACAGCTACAGCCAGCTACAGCTATGCAGGTAGCGACAACTACCTAGCTTCTTCAGACAGCAAAACCTTTTCTATCGGTAAGGCCGCTGCTACAATTGTAGTAACTGGTAAGACTGTTACTTACGACGGCAAAGCACATGGCGCCAGTGGTACAGCTAAAGGTGTAAACAACGAAGATCTGACTGGCTTAAACCTAGGTTCCAGCTTCACCAATGTACCTGGTGGCACAGCTTCATGGACGTTTACCAATGCTAACTATGTTGATCAAAGCGGCCAGGTAGATATCATAATCAACAAAGCTCCTGTTACGCTTACTCTCGGAAACCTGGAACATACTTATGATGGTACTTTGAAGTCAGCAACGGCTACGGCTACACCAGCAGTAAGTGGTATAAGCATCAGCAACAATGGTAAAACATATGCAGGAACTTATGAAGTGGAAGCTACGCTGGACAATGCCAATTACAGTGCGGCGGTTGTAACAGGTAATTTGGTGATTGCTCAGAAAGCACTTTCAGTTACTGCAAATGATAAGGAAAGAAAGTATAATCAGGCTAACCCGGTTTTTGATGGTGTTGTAGAAGGGGCTGTTGCTGCCGATAATATTAGCGCTGATTACAGCACTATTGCCACGCAAACCAGCAACGTAGGAGAATATGCTATTAATGTTACATTAGTTGACCCGAACAACAAGTTAGGTAACTACAGTGTGACGAAAACGCCTGGTATATTGAAAATTACTCCGGCTTCTGCTACGATCTCTTTAACTGACTTAGCTAAGACCTACAACGGTTCTGCCCAGGGTGCAACAGTTACTACTTCACCTGCTGGCTTGGCAGTAAATGTGACCTATGCTGGCTCTGCCACAATTCCAACAAATGCCGGCACTTATGCCGTGGTAGCATCCCTGAATAACAGCAACTACACTGCTTCCAATGGTACAGGTTCTCTGGTAATCGCTAAAGCTCCTACAACCACAGTTGTTACGCTTGCATCTGGTCCATTCACTTACACCGGTTCGGCAATAACGCCAGCCACTGTAAGAGTAACTGGTCCTGGCTTGAGCCTGACTCCAAAAGCTGAGTATGCAGACAACGTGAATGCAGGTACAGCCACTGCCGGTTTCGACTATGTTGGTGATGACAACTACCTTGCTTCTTCAGACAGCAAGACCTTCCAGATTGGTAAGGCGAATGCTACTATCGCTGTAAACGGCTACACCGGCACTTACGACGGCGTAGCCCATGGAGCGACAGGTTCTGCAACAGGAGTAAAAGGAGAAACACTGGCCGGACTTGCGCTTGGCAATACCTTTACCAATGCGCCTGGCGGTACAGCTTCCTGGATTTTTACGGATGCTACTGGCAATTACAATAACACCAGTGGTTCAACCGCTGTAGTAATAAACAAGAAAGAGCTTACTGTTACCGCAGAAAATCAGAGCAAATACTGTGGTCAAGCCAATCCATCTTTCACTGTTAGCTATTCTGGTTTCGTGCTGAATGAGAACGCTTCTGTGTTAACTACAGCTCCGGTTGCATCGGCTAATACTAGTCAGATGAGTGGTACCGGTACATATACTATCACTGCAGCAGGCGGGGTCGCAAACAACTACAGCTTCAAGTATGTTGATGGCACCCTTACGATCAACAGCGTAGCTATTGATGCAGCTGCAAGCGGTACACCGGTAGCTATAAATACTACGGCTACTCTTAGCGCAATAGTTTCTCCGGCGGTGCAAGGTGTAACTGTTCAGTTTACTTTAGACAACGGAACTTCAAAAACTGCTGTAACAGGTATAGATGGAATTGCTACAGTAACTGTTACAGGCTTAACAGTTGGGGTGTACCAGGTTAAAGCCTCAGTTGGTAGCGATTGTGCATCTTCTACAGCATACTTGCCTGTGTATGATCCAAATAGTGGTTTTGTAACAGGTGGTGGTTGGATTAATTCTCCGGCTGGCGCCTATGTAGCTGAACCATCCGCAACCGGTAAAGCTAACTTTGGATTCGTAGCGAAATACAAGAAAGGTTCTACTGCAGTTGAAGGAGAAACTGAATTCCAGTTCCAGGCAGGAAATCTTAATTTCAAGAGTACATCTTACGAAACAGCGACACTCGTAATCAGTGGTGCCAAGGCAAGCTATAGGGGAGTAGGCACGATCAATGGAACAGGTACCTATAAGTTTACCTTATCAGCCATTGATGGTCAACTAAACGGCGGCGGCGGAACTGATAAAATTCGCATGAAGATCGTCGATTCTAATGGTAACACGGTATATGATAACCAATCAGGTGCTGCTGATAACGCCGATGCTGTTACAGCTCTCGGCGGCGGCTCGATCGTAATCCATGAAGCGAATGTAAAAACCAGCACTGCCAGCAAACTGGTTGCCGAGGCACCGGTTAAAGCGGTACCAACCACTGAGTTCTACAACTATCCGAATGCATTCTCTGACAGAACCACCATTGCTTTCTCTGTCGAAAAAGAACAGAGCTATGCACTGGAGGTATTTGATGTGCGGGGTGTGCTGGTGAAGAAAGTGGCCGTAGGCGTAGCAGAAAAAGGCAAACTGTATGAGTATGAGGTGGATGCCCATAGCATGGCGGAAGGAATTTATTTTGCACGGCTCTCCACTACGGCGGGTGTACAGACCATTAAGATGCTGCTGAAGAAGTAG
- the hisG gene encoding ATP phosphoribosyltransferase — protein MLRLAIQKSGRLSEDSLNLIRECGISFISSTLKLKTESTNFPLEILFLRDDDIPGYVADGVADIGIVGENVLVEEGKQQLAVEKLGFSKCRLSLAVPKGASYDSVQDLDGKNIATSYPNLLQAYLQENGVTAQIHTISGSVEIAPSIGLADAICDIVSSGSTLISNGLREVERVFKSEAVLIANENLNAEKKQILEKLLFRIHSVQRAQKAKYILLNAPNESISEISALLPGVKSPTILPLAEEGWSSLHSVVNEDDFWEIIEKIKDAGAQGILVVPIEKMII, from the coding sequence ATGCTCCGTTTAGCAATACAGAAATCCGGCCGGCTTAGTGAAGATTCACTTAACCTTATCCGGGAGTGCGGCATTTCCTTTATTAGCAGTACCCTAAAACTTAAAACAGAATCTACTAATTTTCCGCTCGAGATCCTTTTCCTGCGCGATGACGATATTCCGGGCTATGTAGCCGATGGCGTAGCCGATATTGGCATTGTAGGCGAAAACGTACTGGTAGAGGAGGGCAAACAACAACTGGCCGTTGAGAAACTGGGCTTTTCCAAATGCCGCCTGTCACTGGCCGTACCCAAAGGCGCTTCCTACGATTCGGTGCAGGACCTGGACGGGAAGAACATTGCCACCTCGTATCCAAACCTGCTGCAGGCGTATTTGCAAGAAAATGGCGTAACCGCACAGATCCATACGATAAGTGGCTCAGTAGAGATCGCCCCAAGTATAGGCCTTGCCGATGCAATATGCGACATTGTGAGTTCGGGTAGTACACTGATTAGCAATGGCCTGCGCGAAGTGGAACGTGTTTTTAAATCCGAGGCTGTGCTGATCGCCAATGAAAACTTAAATGCTGAGAAGAAGCAGATTCTGGAAAAGTTATTGTTCCGGATCCATTCCGTGCAGCGGGCGCAAAAAGCCAAGTATATCCTGCTTAATGCCCCAAATGAAAGTATATCCGAGATCAGCGCGTTGTTGCCCGGGGTTAAATCGCCTACCATTCTGCCCCTGGCTGAAGAAGGCTGGAGCTCCCTGCATTCGGTAGTGAATGAAGATGATTTCTGGGAGATCATCGAGAAAATAAAAGACGCCGGCGCGCAGGGAATATTAGTGGTGCCTATCGAAAAAATGATCATTTAG